One Archangium violaceum genomic window, GACCTGCTGGCCGTGGAGATCCTCGCGCGCACGGGGAAGGACCCGGGCGAGCACTACCAGGAGCTCACGAAGAAGTTCGGCTCGCCGCTCTACACGCGCATCGACCAGGCGGCGACCCCGGCGCAGAAGGCGGCGCTCAAGAAGCTGTCGCCCGAGGCCGTGCGCGCCACGTCGCTCGCGGGCGAGCCCATCCTCCAGCGCCTCACGCGCGCTCCCGGCAACAACGCGGAGCTGGGCGGACTCAAGGTGGTGGCGGAGAACGGCTGGTTCGCCGCGCGGCCCTCGGGCACCGAGGACGTCTACAAAATCTACGCGGAGAGCTTCCGGGACGCGAAGCACCTCGAGTCCCTCGTGGACGAGGCGCGGCAGATCGTCAGCGACGCCTTCGCGCGCGGCTGAGCCCTGGGATGATTCGCGAGGCCGATCCAGCGGACGCGGGGCCCTCCAGCGGTTGTATGAGCTGCTGGTCCCCCACAATCCGCGTATCCGCGTCCTGCTCGAGCGCCTCGAGCGCCTGCGTGGAGCCGCGGATGACTTCTGCTTCGTGGACGAGCGGGACGGCCAGGTGGTGGGGACGGTGCTCCTCCACCTGTGCCCGGACGTGATGTTCGAGGATCGGCCCTACGCGCTACTGGAGAACCTCGTCGTGGACCCGGGGGCGCGAGGCAGGGGCTCGGGCCGGGCGCTGCTGGGGCAGGCCGAGCGTGTGTGCCGCGAGCACGG contains:
- a CDS encoding GNAT family N-acetyltransferase; the protein is MYELLVPHNPRIRVLLERLERLRGAADDFCFVDERDGQVVGTVLLHLCPDVMFEDRPYALLENLVVDPGARGRGSGRALLGQAERVCREHGCTKVVLLSGVHRTAAHTFFERLGYSGSVSRAFKKYLLR